In the genome of Apodemus sylvaticus chromosome 2, mApoSyl1.1, whole genome shotgun sequence, one region contains:
- the Pyroxd1 gene encoding pyridine nucleotide-disulfide oxidoreductase domain-containing protein 1: MEAARPPGTFVVVGGGIAGVTCAEQLAISFPEEDILLVTASPVIKAVTNFKQVSKVLEEFDVEEQPSTMLENRFPNIKVVESGVTQLRSEEQCILTEDGREYVYKKLCLCAGAKPKLICEGNPYVLGIRDTDSAQEFQKKLTKARRIMIVGNGGIALELAYEIEGCEVIWAIKDKAIGNTFFDAGAAEFLTSKLMSEKSEAKIAHKRTIYTVEEAKKETRTKSKADYVGSALGPDWHGDLALKGTEEFSHSIHIEDRCEVKKIYLQEEFKIMRKKSLAFPKDHHKSVTVDTEMWPVYVELTNGKIYGCDFLVSATGVIPNVHPFLHGNNFDLEEDGGLRVDEQMRTSLPDIYAAGDICTACWQPSPVWQQMRLWTQARQMGCYAAKCMAAATMGHPIDMDFSFELFAHVTKFFNYKVVLLGRYNAQGLGSDHELMLRCTRGQEYVKVVMQNGRMMGAVLIGETDLEETFENLILNQMDLSSYGEDLLDPNIDIEDYFD; encoded by the exons ATGGAGGCCGCGCGACCGCCGGGGACGTTCGTGGTGGTAGGAGGCGGCATCGCTGGCGTCACGTGTGCCGAGCAG CTGGCTATTAGTTTCCCAGAGGAAGACATTCTCCTGGTCACAGCCTCTCCTGTTATCAAAGCAGTTACAAACTTCAAACAG GTTTCTAAAGTACTGGAAGAATTTGATGTTGAAGAACAGCCAAGTACCATGCTGGAAAATCGCTTTCCCAACATTAAGGTCGTAGAATCTGGAGTGACGCAGCTGAGGAGTGAGGAACAG TGCATCCTCACAGAAGATGGCCGTGAGTATGTATATAAGAAACTCTGTCTGTGTGCTGGAGCTAAGCCAAAGCTAATCTGCGAGGGGAATCCATATGTACTAGGAATCCGAGATACAGACAGTGCTCAG GAATTTCAGAAAAAGCTTACAAAAGCCAGGAGGATAATGATTGTCGGGAATGGCGGCATTGCTCTGGAGCTGGC GTATGAAATCGAAGGCTGTGAAGTGATTTGGGCCATAAAGGATAAAGCCATCGGGAATACATTCTTTGACGCAGGTGCAGCAGAGTTTCTGACTTCCAAGCTCATGTCTGAAAAATCAGAGGCTAAAATTGCACATAAAAGAACTATATATACAGTTGAAG AAGCAAAAAAGGAAACCAGAACCAAATCTAAAGCCGATTATGTGGGCAGTGCCCTTGGACCAGACTGGCACGGAGACTTGGCTTtgaaaggaactgaagag TTTTCTCACAGTATTCACATTGAAGACAGATGTGAAGTAAAGAAAATCTACCTTCAAGAGGAGTTTAAGATTATGAGAAAAAAGTCCTTGGCTTTTCCAAAGGATCACCATAAGTCAGTTACAGTTGATACAG aaatgtGGCCTGTGTATGTGGAACTGACCAATGGAAAAATATATGGCTGTGATTTCCTCGTCAGCGCTACAGGAGTCATCCCAAATGTACATCCTTTTCTTCATGGAAACAAT TTTGATCTCGAAGAAGATGGCGGCCTGAGAGTGGATGAGCAGATGCGCACATCTCTTCCTGATATCTATGCTGCTGGAGACATCTGTACTGCATGCTGGCAGCCGAGTCCAGTCTGGCAGCAG ATGAGATTGTGGACACAGGCACGGCAGATGGGGTGCTATGCAGCCAAGTGCATGGCTGCAGCTACTATGGGACATCCTATTGACATGGATTTCAGCTTTGAACTGTTTGCTCATGTCACAAAGTTTTTTAACTATAAG GTTGTGTTGCTGGGAAGATACAACGCCCAAGGCCTGGGCTCAGATCATGAGTTAATGCTGAGATGCACCAGAGGACAAgagtatgtcaaagtcgtcatgCAGAACGGACGCATGATGGGAGCTGTCTTAATTGGTGAAACTGACTTAgaggaaacatttgaaaatttaattttaaaccaAATGGACCTTTCATCATACGGGGAGGATCTCCTAGATCCAAATATTGATATAGAGGATTATTTTGACTGA